Genomic DNA from Candidatus Nitrosopumilus koreensis AR1:
AAAGCAGGCAGAAAAGACAAAATTTTCTAGTTACATGAACTACATTGCAGGAACTACTCTTGTGGTGATTGGAATGCTTATGATACTTTCAATTGGATGCGTTGAATGGACACTATGCTCAGTTGAATCTAATCCATACCTTCAGATTCTAGAGTCAAACTTTCTCATGGTTCTTGTTGGAACTGTAGTAGGGCCAATGGTTTCAAAATATCTCAAAGAAAAATATGATATTCAGATAAAATCTGAACAACTTGTTATGATTACACAGGATGCCGTAAAAACAGTATCAATGTACAATAAGGTGGCTAATGAACTAAGAGATGATAAAGGCCAACTCTCAGATGAACAAATAGAAAAGCTTCAGAATGCAGCATTAAGCTCAATTAAAAACAACTTTGGTACGGACAAATACAAAGAATTGATAACGAGTCTGAGCGGTCAGGCATTCAAAAAGGCAATAGAGTATGCAGTAGCACAAAAAAAGATTGAGAGTTTCCCATTAGAACAAGAACAAGTTGAAAAAATTGTAAGACAAAGTCTTGATGCTGTACCATACGTAATTGATTGGCAAAACAAAAAACCAGAAGTAAAGGAGACCTTTATTCGAGGATATGTAAAAAACCTTTTGCAAAACACGGGTGCTGATGGATGGGCCTACAATGCACTTGAAGGCGTATTTGATGCAGAAGTAAACAAAAGATTAACGGCTGCTGCAGTTGCAGATGCTCGAGGCTTGATAAAAACAAATGAAACAGAACCCATGAAAAAATATTCCAGTGTCATAGTTGATGCGGTTTTAGAATCAGGTGTAAAATGACATTTGCTGTTGGGATTAATCTTCCATGGGTTGGAAGAGATTATGATCATGACTTTGGTAATAACATGACACGTAAACCAGATGTTACATATGACCTTAGACCAACAAGGAGCAACTGAAAAAATAAAAGTTGGCTCAAAATAGCAATAGTGTGGTAGGAGTACTGTGACCAATACTCGGTAAACAATATTTTGCATGCAAACCAATCACTAATTATCAGATATTTTTAACTCACAAATGATTGGTTTACTCTTGATCTATTACACTTCCACAATTTTGACACTTGAAGTAAAATGGTTTTCCATCAACTACCATTGTTGGTTGGAGTGTCTGATTACAATTTTCACAAGTTTTCGTTGACATATAATGTGGGATATTAAGATAGTATTTGAATATTATGTTAATAAAAGAAAATGATATTATCACTATCCATACCTTGTATGGAAATTACATGCGTATTGTTAAAAACTACTCTAGTATGCTTCAAATTGTTTGTCCATCTGCTTTAACCATGATTTGATTTTCTTACAAACTTCTGGATTCATAGAACGTGTCTTTCTTTTGTAATTCTATTGAAAAATCAAGGGCTTGTTCTGACATTGAAATCCCCCTGTATCTGCATTAATTGTAAATCCTTTAGTTGATTATGTTCTTCCATGAAATAATGTTGCATTGTTACTATCTGAGTAACATAATTCCGTGTTTTTTCTTCTTTTTGCTCCTTTACCTTTTGGTCTGTTAAATCTCTAATTATGGCATCTGGATCACGAGTTCTCACATATTTTGTATGTTACTATGATATTTTTCCGAGTTTGAGATTAATTACTAGTATGAGATTGCCCATCACCAATCAAAATAAAACTAGTCCATGTGCGAATTGGTAATTTATCCCGAATGAAAGCTTTACACGTTTTTTGGATAGCTCTTGAAACCCCTTCTACAAGAAGATGGGAATAATACTCTTCCATAAAATATCTTCCAATTTTATCTTCTAATGGCCAAATACTTCCAATAACATTTCTTACTCCTGAAATAAAAAATGCAGGTACAAGCCCATATGGTTCATCTCCGGGCCCACAACGATAAATTCCACCATTGCAAATACTTAGTATTACTAATCCTGCTGAATTAAGTTTTAATGTACGTATTTCATCAGCATTGAGATTGCCGTCATGAGTTTTAGATGGTGTAAGCATTATTCGATGAGAATCAATTATGTCCTCTTCTGGGAATTCGCCATGAGTTGCAAAGTGAATAATACTTTTTCCTGAGGATTGTTTACGTAAAATCGATTCTGTTGCTTTTTCTTTATTATAAATAAAAGACTCTAATTTATCTACGTATTCATTAATGGACTCTAATTCCTTTGCAGATTCTTTTAATGGAGGAAGTTTAAATTTTGATAAATCTGGATTACCTAATGCAAGAAAACTAGAAAATTCTGGTATCTGTTTTTTTCTTAACTCGTAAAAAATTGTTGAACTTGGTGCAAAAATTATTTCAACATGTTCTATGAGAAAACTACCATCCTTAGATTTCAAAGCAGCAAATGGTAAATAATGAAGAACACCATGTGGAACAATAATGCATCTTTTGAAATTTTGTAATTCAAATCCACTTTCTATTATGGGTAAAATTATTAGATCATAACATTCTTCAAGTTTTTTGATTGCTTTTTTCTCCGTCCCTTCTTGAATATCCACACGTAAACCTCCAATGAAATTCCCCAAAGGACTTACATCTAGTGGTTGTTGGCCATCTATGCTCATAATGCCAATCATTCCAGGATTTTTAAGCGAGTCTAGTGGAATTTGTAAAACTTTACTTTCCTTAGATGTTATGATGATGACCCAGAGCTCAATGCTTGGATGAGTTGGATGATTAGGCATAAAAAATTCTAATAATATTTCATCACCTTTTAATGATGTTTGTATTTTGCGCATAGTTGTAACATTACTTGTTTTTTCAAACCCTGCATTATGAAGACGATATAATTCCTCTATCTCTTCTTGTTGCAAATGTCTTTCAGATCTATCAAAAGCTGTTCCAATCGATAGTCTACTCATCAATTGCCCCTCAAATTGAATAATCTCAGGCACATTAGATTTACTAGTTGGGGAATTAAATCGAAGCAATTTTTTTTCTTTATCAAAAATTATTTCACTAATTTTTTTATCCTGAAATTCTTTTGGTTTTATTTGCATATAATCAAGTAAAGTTCTTGCCTTCAATCTCTCTATGATTTCAAAAATTTGTTCATCTTTTCTTTCTCTAAGAATGCTCTGAAGAATTTCAGATAATGAAGATTCTATAAACTGAGTACACCATAGGCGACCTGCTCTGGATTTGAAACTTTTACGAAAAGATTCCATCTTATCAAATATTGAATCCTGTAATTTTTTAAGTTCTTGTAAATTGTCATTGTATTCTTTTTCTATACTGTGCCATTTACTAATGATATCTAACCAAATTCCGTCATTTTTTGCAGTTAATGCAACTTCACTGGCTATTCTGAATCGTTCTGAACCAACTTTCATATCTCCATATCTGTATGACAAGTATGCAAGATTTGTAAGAGTTTGACAAGTTTTATTCAAATCACTTGGTATTTTTTGATATACAAAATTAGTTTCAACCTGTTTTTCTATCCCTTGAGTGATTTCTTCTAAAACTTCATCTTTGAATTTTTTTTCTTGTTCAAGTAGGAAGAAATTAGAATTAACTTTTGAAATAATCGTGGATACTAAACTAACATATTGCTCTATCCATACTCTCTCATTATTTCCTTCAATTGATTTTGTAGCGTTGCTTAGATCTTGTAATACTGTTAATAGTAAATCATCCTTATCTTTTGGAGTTTTTGTCTCTTCTGATGCCCAAAAAGCAGAATCTGCCATGACAAAATAAATTCTAAAAATCAGATATTCTGCTTTTACTTCAAGGCATTTTTCTAATAAACTAGAAATCTGTTCTCGTACTGCAAGATAATCTGAAGGCTGTTTACAAAGCATATATTGTATTTGCCAAAATTGAAAGTAGCAATACAATGCTTCTTTTCGATATCCAAGTAACAAGAAAATATTAGTTGCTCCACGATAAGCTGCAGTTGCATTTCCAAGTCTATTTGAAGATGCTTCGTGATCTGCAATCTTTTTGGCGCGTTCAGCTAATTCAAAAGACACTTGATTTTGATTTTGTTTAAGAAAATTCATCAAGTTTGCAGGATCAGAGATAGCTATATCAAAAATATCATTTAGAAGTTTTTCTTCTTGATTCATCTTGGAATCAGTTCAACTTCCTGTGTAATTTCATCAGTCAGAAGTGGAAGCTCTTCATGACTTAGTCTGTGCCATTCTTTTTTGTAAGGGATCACTCCCAATTTTACTTTCATTTGAACTGATTTTGCTTCTTGAGCTACTTTCAGAATCATAATTGATTTAAAATCATTTGTTCCATGAAGTTCTGATTCCATGTTATACTTCCAAAAAATTTCAGGATCATTTAATCCAGATACTTCTATTGAAGCTTTTTTGTATTCGTACTGGAATGGTCCTAAAATAAAATTCGATTTAAGATTGCCATCAACCTTAACATCAGCAAAAGGAATAGGTTGTCCAATTACTTCTGGTACTGAAAACTCTAAATCAGCATTAATTCCAAAAGAGCCTGAAACATTTGCCTCAAAATATTTTTTGTCTTTTCTTCCCGGAAATAATTGAGTGGGGAATGTTTTCCTATTGTCTTTAACTACATCATCGCTTAATTTTACATTTAATTGTGCAGTTTTTGGAAACAGACCTTTTTTCAACATTAAGCCAAAAAAGAATTCAATTAGATAGAAATCATATTTCATAGTTTCATGTTGTGTGATTATTTTTGGAGGTATTTTTTGTTCTGCATTTTTATACATTGGAATAAGTGGCGTTGAATCTATTTGGCTTGAAATTCGTATTCCATCTTCATATGTTTTGATAATTTCATCATCAAATTGTTTTTGAATATTTAATTCTGGTACTTGAATTTGTTCTGTTATCGTACCACGTTTAACAGTTCTAATTTTACCTGGTTGACTTGCATCTCTATCAAATTCTAGTTTGCGTTCAAGAGATCTAATTTGTGTTTTATCAAAAGATACTTTTTTTACAATGGGGTTGTTTGTCATAAACGTCTGAAGATATTATAATTAATAATATTTTACTAATTCAATTTACTGAAATAATTATGAATATATGATTATAATAAATATATAAATATATGATTATAATAAATATATAAATAAATTATTTTACTCAAAATCTGTTTTAGGGTCAAAATGTGGCTGAATCCAACCCAAAAATTCTAAATGACTATTAAAATCAAAATTATTTGATATTTTTTCTTAGGGTCTCATTAACCACACTGGAGAAACTTACCCTCTCTGATGATTCCCTGATTTGCTTTGCTTGTTTCTCTCGAAGTTTTTTGAAAACGTCTTCATCCATAACTATGGTGATGCGCTTTCCCATATGTCCAACTCTCTACGTGTAGTTATTATACCTCACGCATATTTTTTACGTGATTAATACCACAAGTCTGCATTGTTTTTCATGTTTCTGATAATCAGTGGATCTTCTAATGTTTTGACATCACATGAAAATGCTAATGAGATTATCTTATGATCTACGTATCTTTGGAAAAACAAATCCAGATCCCAGCATGGATAAAAGTAATGGAAATGAAGCACTCTGGGTATGTCGTAATGGTCTGCAAGACTGACTATTCTGTATGGCAATGACTCTATTCTTGATAAACATGTGTTACAAACTGGCATGTCATCATTTTCTTCATTTAGGACAATCATAGGGTGGGAACTTTGGTATATCATAAAACATTTAGTTAACAGGTATGTTTAGTACTCAACGGGGATTGTGTATGGTCAGTGGAGCTGAATTAATTTTGGAATTATCAAGTTCACAAAGAATGGACATACTTCAACTTCTTTCAGCTACTAATTTGAAAGCATCAGAGATTGCAAAAAAATTGAACACGTCAATTCAGGCAATATCCAGACATGTTGACAGATTACATGCTGCAAAACTAATTGAAAAAAATGAAGATGGAATTTACAAACTAACTGTAATTGGTAATGCTTTGTTGCATCAATACCCTTTTTTTGAGTTTCTTGGCAAGTATAGGGATTATTTTGAAACACATGATTTCTCAGGAGTGCCAGATCACCTGTTAGTTAGGATTGGCGACTTGTTAAACTGTGATCTAGAAACCAATACCATGAAAGCACTACAACGTTCACGAGACTGGGCAGCTAGTATGGAAAAATGGGTTAAAGGTGTGACATTTACAATACCCCTTGAGTACTATGAAACTGTATCTAAAAGCATGAGAAATGGAGCAACTCACAAGATTGTTTTTGGAAAAAACTCTGTTGTTCCTAACGGGTATTATGATCATCCTAGAAGAAAAGAATGGGAACAATATATTGAATCAGGACAGATACAAGAAAAAATTGTAGAAAGTGTACCACTTGTTGTTGGCTTGTCTGAAAAAGAGGCTCATCTTATCTTTGCAAATAAAAAACTAGGATATCCTGACATAAAAGGCATATTTTTTAGCAAAGATCCTAAGTTCAGAAAATGGTGTGAAGACTTGGTGGATTATTACTGGACGTTGCCAGAAATAAAAAATTTCAAATTAGTTGAAAAATAAAATGTTACAAAACACTTCTGAAAAAATTGACAATTTGATCTCAAAAAAAATTCAGGGGATTGATTTTTTGGCAAACAATGAACTGTATTTTTCTAGTCACAATTTTGGTGATGTGCCCGACTATCTTTTATCTCAGATAGAAGCATTTTCATCCTGCCGTGTGTTGAGTTCCGTCTGGTCTTCCCATTCATACTGCCAAAAAATTATCAGTGACTCTGAAAAGTTTGTTTATTGCATATTCACTCAGCCTCCGTTTCTTTTGGCAGATATCTTTTATCAGAAATTACAAAGTGGAACTCCATTGAAATTTCTTTTTGGAAAAAACAGTGATATCCCAGAATGCAACGATCTTGTAGACAAACTACAACTTGACAAACCAAAACTTGACACACAACTTAAAAAACGAATGTGTGATCATGTGGCAGCTAATCTCATAATGTCTGACAGTGGTGCGTGTTTGATGCTTCCAGACAATAACAATGCGACTGATATGGTTATGGGAATTGCAGGAAATGAAAAGCCGTTTCTTGATTGGTGTGTTTCTTTTTTTGAATACAAATGGAATACTGGAGAAATGTTTGCAAGGTTACGATAAATGTTGAGTAGTAAACAACACTTGGATGTTGATTTTTTAAAATTTTGTTTTAGATGTGGATAAAAACAAACTAAATGTTTAATGCTAAACGTCTTTGTTTAGTTTATCTTTAATAGTTTATTATAATCCTAAATTCTGAAATTGCGGAATTTTCTATATGTTATCATATTTTCGATCATGTTAGTCACACAACCTTTGATAATCTCTTCTTTTGCAGATTCTACATACAGTCAGAACGAGTCTATGGGCAATCTTGAAGTTGACTGGGGAGAAACAGTAACTATATCGTCTGGTACTACCATAACAATAACCACGCAAGGTACTGTGACAGTAAGTCAAGAAGGAGTATTGATAAACAATGGTCACCTCATACTGGAAGAATATTCTGAATTAACTAACAGTGGCACAATCAAAAACAACGGGATAATTACAGTTAACAGTGTATCTGAGTTACACAATCTGGATGGAGCTTCTATAATCAATAATGGAATTATTGATCTTAAACCTGCTCCTGATGGTGGTTTACTAGAAAACTTTGGAACCATAACCAATACATGTGAAGGTCAGGTCAACGTACCCTACCAAAACCAATTTTCTGGTAATCAGCCGATAAATGATTGTCAAGATACTGCACCAAAAGATGATGATCAAGACAACGATGGAATACCTGACAAATACGATGAATGCCCCGTAGATCCTAACAATTTATGCAAAGATTCCGACAATGACGGAACCCCTGATCCAAATGATCCATGTCCAGAAGATCCTGATGATTTGTGTTTAGATTCCGACAATGACGGAAAAATTGACAGGTATGATCCTTGTCCTAATGATCCTAATGATGGTTGTATAGATAGTGATGGTGATGGTATACCCGATTCTAGTGATCCTTGTAAATATGATCCAATCAATGGATGTGCAGATACTGGTGATTCCGATAATGATGGTTTGGATGATGGCATAGATGATTGCCCAAACCAACCTGAAACACAAAACGGTTATCAGGATTCTGATGGCTGTCCAGATACTGCACCAGAACAAAAATCAACAACTGGTACAAATGACTCTGACAATGACGGCATACCAGATGATAAAGATTATTGCATAAACGATCCTGAAACAGTGAATGGGTTTGAAGATTCTGATGGCTGTCCAGATTCTTTGCCTAAAGAAAGCTACCAAACGCCAACAACAAATAAAATTGAACCCAGATTATCTACAACATCTGATTCATCAGGAAACACTAACATCAGAATTGATTTTATTAACACAAATACTGGAAAACCACAAGAGCAAATTGATTATAGGCTTGAGATAACAGGTAATGGCAAAACAGTTTTTGGCCCTACTGGTCTTTCACATACCTCTTTTAGTTCTCTCTCATTTAATCTGAATCTCCCACCAGGAAATTATGAAGCAAAAATAACAATTGAAGGAGTGATGTTTGAATTATCATCTCCTAAAACAACTAACATTGGTTTTACAGTTGGACAGACATCTTTTATTCAATCATTTTCTGATCTTGCATTATCTGTAAAACATGATCCTTCAAATCAAGAACCAGTAATTGATGAATTTCCAATATTTTATGTCACTGTTACAAACTTGGGTCCAGAACCCACGTCTGACTTTTTCTTAAAATTTGAAACAGACCAATCAAGTCAGAGATTACACTATATGCCAGATGAATGTCAAGACATTTTGTGTGCAAAACCCATCTCTGATTTTACTCAATCATTACAGGATAAAGTGTTGCAACCTGGACAAAGCATAACTGCCAAGGTGGTATCTGGATTTAACACCCAAAACAAGGTCACAACAGGATACAAAATATGGGAAATAATACTAGATGTGCCAGAAGGAACAGATACAAACCGTGGAAACAACTTTGCCAAAATTCAATATTCTGTAGGCTCTCAAGTTTTGGATACTGATGAGGATGGCATTGCAGATTCTGTAGACAGATGTGTCAATCAGAAAGAAATTTTCAATAATTTTGATGATGCTGATGGATGTCCAGACAATGCAGATGATAAAGATGCAGATGGAGTGTTAGATGTGATTGATGAATGCCCTTCTGAAAAAGAAACTAGGAACGGTTATCAAGATTCTGACGGTTGTCCTGACAGAAAACCCCAACAAGAAATGCGTGTAATGCCTGATTATGTGGCAAGTACTGTGGGATACTGGACTGCAGGACAGGTATCTGATAATGAATTCAAAGATGCCTTAGGCTATATGATAAAAGAGAAAATTATCTATGTTAATCCTGTGCCTAATGTGTCATGTGGTGACACAGGAATTCCCTCTTGGATACGTGACTCTTCATCATTCTATGCTCAAGGATTAGTGTCATCTACAGAGTATCTTAATTCTATTGAATATATGGTAAATAATGGAATCATATCTTCTAATGGTGTGGGTTGTGAATCTGTGAAGAAAATCTCTCTTTCCTGTCCTTCACCATTCGAACAAGATGAATCTACATCTTCTAATATTCAAGTCAATTTTTATTTAGACACTTCATACCGAACCTTTGAAAAAGCTAGTGCAACAGTCACAGGAATGGACAGTGATAATGTTTTGCATCAAATATGTTCTCCTGAAGATTATATCAATTATGATTCCTGTGTGGAACAGGAACGAATTGTAGATGGAACATTGAGCGTTGCAAATTGTTTAGGTGCTGTTGCTGAATTTTCTGATTTTGATAGGCCCACTGGTGTGTGGCCTCTTGGCTATGTTCTTCCACTAAACGGTTTTGAAAATGGAAAATTGTTCTTAAAATACGAATACCAAACAGACAAAGGCAATTCTGGTACTGTTTATGATGACATTGAAGTTAGAAAATCTACTCCAAATCCATTATGGCACGATCATACAGACAACAATCATCTAGATCTGTTTTTGTCGCCTGCAAGTAGCAGTTATCCTATCCGTCCATCTCATTTGGATTGTTCTGGATGTCCTCAGGATATTTTAGATAATCCTTCAATATATCAAGAACAAATGTTAGAAAAAGAATTGACATTACGCCCTTCAGACAAATTTCAAATTTTTATCGATGATGAAAGATTAGATGATCCTTTAGCTCTTGATATTGCTTTAAAACTTTGGGGAGAAGTATTTGATAGAGGTGTAGATCTTGCCACTGGCGGATATTACTTCTGGGGAGGACGTGTTCTTGGTGTTACCAATGCGTTAGATATCACGGACTACCCCACATCTGTAGGTGATGCAATTAATGAACTGCATGAAGATCAAAAAAAGCATAAAATTTTCGTTATGTTATACAGTGAAAATAAAAAAGAACTATTTCCAGTAATTGCATTAGAACATGATGATGGGCAATTCATTACATATCCAATCGAAATAAGCCATGTGACTGATGAAGTTGGTGACAAAATAATAGTTTTTTACACCAATGGGTTTGATCGAACAGTTTCCTCTACAATTAATGTGGGATTGCATTAATCTTAATCCTCTCGATTTTTTGACAGATTTTTATGGCAACACAATATTCAATTCACTATTCTAGTGTCGGAACAATTTAGTTTTGGATTGTATGTGTGATGTTGATTACTAAACACATTTGTTTAGGAATATTTTAAAACCAATTTTTAATTCTTGATATAATTTAATGCATTTATCATATGTTATGATTATCATTACACTTTTTTCTACTATGATTCCTGCATTTGGACAAATTACTCATGATGATTGTGAACATCTGTCTAATGTCCTTGATGAATCTTTTTTGAAATGGTGTCTTGATTTTTTTGAATACAAATGGAATAGTGGCGAACAATTTGCAAGACTGCGATAGATGTTGAATAGTGAACAAGATTGTTTAGTTCTTCTTTAATACCTAACTGCTTTCAAACTGTTAATGAAATCTCTGTTGCTTCTAATTACTACAGTTATTTTATTTACTGTTTCAGGAAATGCATTTGCATTATCATTACCTGTAACTAATTACAGTTTTGAAGATCCTGTATTGGAGGATGGTGAAAGTATTTCTCCCATACCTGGATGGACAAATGATGGTGTTACTTCATTTATACTAAATCCAGTTGGAGAAAGTCCTCTTGATGGCAATAATTATGCGCTGATTAAGGAAGGTGGTTCATTTCTGAAACAAACGGTTTCCACTGTTGAACCAAATAAACAATATGTTTTAACTGCAGACGTATCTGATCAAAGCTCTTCTATTACAGATTATCCTTTTGTTCAATTAAGAATTTCAAATGGAGTTGATGCTGTCACTGTGGGGTATGTGATAACAACTAGTGTTTTTCAAACCATTACTGCAACATGGAATAGCTCTACCTCTGGCTCATCAATAGGCAATCCTATTGAGATTTCTATTGGTTCTGTCAGTGGAGGTGATTTTGCATTAGATAATGTACGGTTTGATGTTTTTGATATTGATGTAGATACTGACAATGATGGCATAGGTGACTCTGTTGATAATTGTCCAACAGTATCTAATCCAGACCAATCAGATTCTGATGGTGATGGGATAGGAGATTTGTGCGATGAACCAATTGATAATATTGGAAATACTTCAGTAACTGCAACACTATTGCCTAATGGCGATATTGATGTTGTGTATGGTGATCCTGATGGAATTTCAAATGTAAAATTCCTCACAGGCCGTGCTGTTAGTACTACTTTTGGTTTTTGTGACACTTTACTCGATGATTATTGGGGATCATTGTCTGATTCCGTTGTTTTAACTATCGAAGATTGTGTTGATG
This window encodes:
- a CDS encoding CHAT domain-containing protein, with the protein product MNQEEKLLNDIFDIAISDPANLMNFLKQNQNQVSFELAERAKKIADHEASSNRLGNATAAYRGATNIFLLLGYRKEALYCYFQFWQIQYMLCKQPSDYLAVREQISSLLEKCLEVKAEYLIFRIYFVMADSAFWASEETKTPKDKDDLLLTVLQDLSNATKSIEGNNERVWIEQYVSLVSTIISKVNSNFFLLEQEKKFKDEVLEEITQGIEKQVETNFVYQKIPSDLNKTCQTLTNLAYLSYRYGDMKVGSERFRIASEVALTAKNDGIWLDIISKWHSIEKEYNDNLQELKKLQDSIFDKMESFRKSFKSRAGRLWCTQFIESSLSEILQSILRERKDEQIFEIIERLKARTLLDYMQIKPKEFQDKKISEIIFDKEKKLLRFNSPTSKSNVPEIIQFEGQLMSRLSIGTAFDRSERHLQQEEIEELYRLHNAGFEKTSNVTTMRKIQTSLKGDEILLEFFMPNHPTHPSIELWVIIITSKESKVLQIPLDSLKNPGMIGIMSIDGQQPLDVSPLGNFIGGLRVDIQEGTEKKAIKKLEECYDLIILPIIESGFELQNFKRCIIVPHGVLHYLPFAALKSKDGSFLIEHVEIIFAPSSTIFYELRKKQIPEFSSFLALGNPDLSKFKLPPLKESAKELESINEYVDKLESFIYNKEKATESILRKQSSGKSIIHFATHGEFPEEDIIDSHRIMLTPSKTHDGNLNADEIRTLKLNSAGLVILSICNGGIYRCGPGDEPYGLVPAFFISGVRNVIGSIWPLEDKIGRYFMEEYYSHLLVEGVSRAIQKTCKAFIRDKLPIRTWTSFILIGDGQSHTSN
- a CDS encoding helix-turn-helix transcriptional regulator; the encoded protein is MVSGAELILELSSSQRMDILQLLSATNLKASEIAKKLNTSIQAISRHVDRLHAAKLIEKNEDGIYKLTVIGNALLHQYPFFEFLGKYRDYFETHDFSGVPDHLLVRIGDLLNCDLETNTMKALQRSRDWAASMEKWVKGVTFTIPLEYYETVSKSMRNGATHKIVFGKNSVVPNGYYDHPRRKEWEQYIESGQIQEKIVESVPLVVGLSEKEAHLIFANKKLGYPDIKGIFFSKDPKFRKWCEDLVDYYWTLPEIKNFKLVEK
- a CDS encoding transcriptional regulator-like protein; amino-acid sequence: MLQNTSEKIDNLISKKIQGIDFLANNELYFSSHNFGDVPDYLLSQIEAFSSCRVLSSVWSSHSYCQKIISDSEKFVYCIFTQPPFLLADIFYQKLQSGTPLKFLFGKNSDIPECNDLVDKLQLDKPKLDTQLKKRMCDHVAANLIMSDSGACLMLPDNNNATDMVMGIAGNEKPFLDWCVSFFEYKWNTGEMFARLR
- a CDS encoding OmpA domain-containing protein translates to MLVTQPLIISSFADSTYSQNESMGNLEVDWGETVTISSGTTITITTQGTVTVSQEGVLINNGHLILEEYSELTNSGTIKNNGIITVNSVSELHNLDGASIINNGIIDLKPAPDGGLLENFGTITNTCEGQVNVPYQNQFSGNQPINDCQDTAPKDDDQDNDGIPDKYDECPVDPNNLCKDSDNDGTPDPNDPCPEDPDDLCLDSDNDGKIDRYDPCPNDPNDGCIDSDGDGIPDSSDPCKYDPINGCADTGDSDNDGLDDGIDDCPNQPETQNGYQDSDGCPDTAPEQKSTTGTNDSDNDGIPDDKDYCINDPETVNGFEDSDGCPDSLPKESYQTPTTNKIEPRLSTTSDSSGNTNIRIDFINTNTGKPQEQIDYRLEITGNGKTVFGPTGLSHTSFSSLSFNLNLPPGNYEAKITIEGVMFELSSPKTTNIGFTVGQTSFIQSFSDLALSVKHDPSNQEPVIDEFPIFYVTVTNLGPEPTSDFFLKFETDQSSQRLHYMPDECQDILCAKPISDFTQSLQDKVLQPGQSITAKVVSGFNTQNKVTTGYKIWEIILDVPEGTDTNRGNNFAKIQYSVGSQVLDTDEDGIADSVDRCVNQKEIFNNFDDADGCPDNADDKDADGVLDVIDECPSEKETRNGYQDSDGCPDRKPQQEMRVMPDYVASTVGYWTAGQVSDNEFKDALGYMIKEKIIYVNPVPNVSCGDTGIPSWIRDSSSFYAQGLVSSTEYLNSIEYMVNNGIISSNGVGCESVKKISLSCPSPFEQDESTSSNIQVNFYLDTSYRTFEKASATVTGMDSDNVLHQICSPEDYINYDSCVEQERIVDGTLSVANCLGAVAEFSDFDRPTGVWPLGYVLPLNGFENGKLFLKYEYQTDKGNSGTVYDDIEVRKSTPNPLWHDHTDNNHLDLFLSPASSSYPIRPSHLDCSGCPQDILDNPSIYQEQMLEKELTLRPSDKFQIFIDDERLDDPLALDIALKLWGEVFDRGVDLATGGYYFWGGRVLGVTNALDITDYPTSVGDAINELHEDQKKHKIFVMLYSENKKELFPVIALEHDDGQFITYPIEISHVTDEVGDKIIVFYTNGFDRTVSSTINVGLH
- a CDS encoding thrombospondin type 3 repeat-containing protein, yielding MLLITTVILFTVSGNAFALSLPVTNYSFEDPVLEDGESISPIPGWTNDGVTSFILNPVGESPLDGNNYALIKEGGSFLKQTVSTVEPNKQYVLTADVSDQSSSITDYPFVQLRISNGVDAVTVGYVITTSVFQTITATWNSSTSGSSIGNPIEISIGSVSGGDFALDNVRFDVFDIDVDTDNDGIGDSVDNCPTVSNPDQSDSDGDGIGDLCDEPIDNIGNTSVTATLLPNGDIDVVYGDPDGISNVKFLTGRAVSTTFGFCDTLLDDYWGSLSDSVVLTIEDCVDGVDPVRTDGGISGDITKWQVDLDGTVTCLEGSCLPEQPGPPSTPGNGNGNSNPPANPGIPEEIPGKGNSPFLVQTYHIILDEPITCTSISGDVFITDFNADFRQTGFDDLAIDLTLDAEIFRLSGFLDPTEYSFTTTYDSKRGLISMLGTINEGVSGAVNMDIFVNSLNAVCTGDSSFTGLEVP